A part of Liolophura sinensis isolate JHLJ2023 chromosome 1, CUHK_Ljap_v2, whole genome shotgun sequence genomic DNA contains:
- the LOC135471172 gene encoding LOW QUALITY PROTEIN: deformed epidermal autoregulatory factor 1 homolog (The sequence of the model RefSeq protein was modified relative to this genomic sequence to represent the inferred CDS: deleted 2 bases in 2 codons) — MSEVDISEEMPNGDDSAFTDDQHHVSGCRPTHELQVTAANAIPATHGIATEGVPVYVATPQGLLTAEQFSQSHQADPSIKTTHIVIHDQTLDSPLKTPTTPIPPPTPATPLSKAKGFRYQWDDSVHADILPVRCKNTNGELHKHKFGSGGRGRCIQATDGNWHTPNEFESLSGRASSKDWKRSIRYGGRTLQCLIEDNILHPHATSCTCAACCDDESVTGPIRLFVPYKRRKEKVKVARYHHFPKLQDALILNLQLASPNEMSKDGSGMLVSMAVTPRTNVMNMARPIAVAAGDNGETVHIVTTDSAGNLVTGDAVVMTPVATTNQKQGTQNVLTMDVNEQKQWWQLEEMANNLLQQAQQLKIMIEHTKIQSLANKEAALQNLRMQMEKEKQDALGAARIENQMTLSRALMEERAQKSIAVQQALQQARQEFQEKMDSVAVVSDDKCTSYSVNWGHQDVQNNISGIMDGEEELEKDKE; from the exons ATGTCTGAAGTCGACATTTCCGAGGAGATGCCGAACGGTGACGATTCAGCGTTTACGGACGATCAACACCACGTTTCGGGTTGCCGACCA ACACATGAGCTTCAGGTCACAGCGGCAAATGCCATCCCTGCAACGCATGGAATTGCTACCGAAGGTGTTCCGGTGTATGTGGCAACCCCACAAGGACTCTTGACCGCTGAGCAATTTAGCCAGTCTCATCAAGCGGATCCGAGCATAAAAACTACCCACATTGTCATTCATGATCAAACTTTAGATTCACCTTTGAAAACCCCTACCACCCCTATTCCACCTCCCACCCCAGCCACACCTTTGAGTAAGGCGAAAGGATTTAGATACCAGTGGGACGattcagttcatgctgacaTTTTGCCTGTCAgg tgtaaaaacaccaatggtGAACTTCACAAACATAAATTTGGTTCAG GTGGTCGTGGACGTTGCATTCAGGCTACAGACGGTAACTGGCATACGCCTAATGAGTTTGAAAGCTTAAGTGGCAGAGCGAGCAGTAAGGACTGGAAACGGAGCATCAGGTACGGCGGGCGTACTCTGCAGTGTTTGATAGAAGACAACATCCTCCACCCGCATGCCACCTCCTGCACGTGTGCAGCTTGCTGTGATGACGAGTCAGTG acGGGACCAATCCGATTGTTTGTACCTTACAAGAGACGAaaagagaaagtgaaagtggCCCGCTATCACCATTTTCCAAAGTTGCAAGACGCCCTAATTCTAAATCTCCAACTGGCATCCCCTAATGAAATGTCGAAAGATG GTAGTGGAATGCTTGTTTCTATGGCAGTCACACCAAGGACAAATGTGATGAATATGGCGAGGCCTATTGCCGTGGCGGCAGGTGACAATGGAGAAACGGTTCACATTGTCACGACAGACAGTGCTGGTAACCTCGTCACAGGAG ATGCTGTTGTCATGACTCCAGTGGCAACGACCAATCAGAAACAAGGAACTCAGAATGTACTGACTATGGATGTGAACGAACAGAAGCAATGGTGGCAACTAGAAGAG ATGGCAAATAACCTACTACAACAGGCTCAACAACTGAAGATTATGATAGAACATACAAAGATACAGTCACTGGCAAACAAAGAAGCTGCTCTACAAAACTTGAGAATGCAAATGGAGAAAGAGAAACAAGAT GCCTTAGGTGCTGCAAGGATAGAAAACCAGATGACCTTGTCAAGGGCATTAATGGAGGAAAGGGCCCAGAAAAGCATCGCTGTTCAGCAAGCTTTACAACAGGCTCGACAAGAATTTCAGGAGAAAATGGACTCTGTAGCAGTGGTGTCTGATGACAAGTGTACCTCATATAGTGTGAATTGGGGACACCAGGATGTCCAGAATAACATCTCTGGAATCATGGACGGCGAGGAAGAGCTGGAAAAAGACAAAGAGTGA